One genomic region from Nocardia vinacea encodes:
- a CDS encoding DUF5938 domain-containing protein, giving the protein MSTDKPVVVYGASGYTGRLVCEYLREFNIPFVAAGRDKTRLQEAIDKIPGIDTVEHEVVEVAHEVATLTELFRGAGVVCNTVGPFAQYGHEVVQACVAAGTHYLDTTGEQDWLIDCDEQYGAEMAARGLLLAPGVAQMYTTGEIAANICLETPGLDTLDIQVFWKGFPTVASTKTILVNAALSKAYYLEQNQYVEWPADGGLYDVVVPGQHEIGLALPWGGTSHPVWFKRDPRVANVKVLGGVFNRPLMQGVPQIVQAVVEQVKDLPVQEKYRVLAEQAALVRDEMPPRENPRINTSLDSVHASGPLARAHCVIYGNCNYKQTGLLQAFAANALLQTPPKRTGFASACQAFGHRELLGVLRGFGLVSEPVLNVHR; this is encoded by the coding sequence ATGAGCACCGATAAGCCCGTCGTCGTCTACGGCGCATCCGGATACACCGGCCGTCTGGTCTGTGAATACCTTCGCGAATTCAATATTCCGTTCGTCGCCGCGGGCCGGGACAAGACCCGGTTGCAGGAGGCGATCGACAAGATTCCCGGTATCGACACCGTGGAACACGAGGTCGTGGAGGTTGCGCACGAGGTCGCAACGCTGACCGAGCTGTTTCGTGGCGCCGGGGTTGTCTGCAACACTGTCGGCCCGTTCGCACAATACGGCCACGAGGTGGTACAGGCCTGCGTGGCAGCGGGGACCCACTACCTCGACACCACCGGCGAACAGGATTGGCTGATCGACTGCGATGAGCAGTACGGCGCCGAGATGGCCGCGCGCGGACTGCTGCTCGCGCCGGGCGTGGCGCAGATGTACACCACCGGCGAGATCGCGGCGAATATCTGCCTGGAAACCCCCGGTCTGGACACACTCGATATCCAGGTCTTCTGGAAGGGCTTCCCGACGGTCGCGTCCACTAAGACGATCCTGGTCAACGCCGCGCTGTCCAAGGCCTACTACCTCGAACAGAACCAGTATGTGGAGTGGCCTGCGGACGGCGGACTCTACGACGTGGTGGTGCCCGGCCAACACGAGATCGGGCTCGCACTGCCCTGGGGTGGTACCTCACATCCGGTGTGGTTCAAGCGCGATCCGCGGGTCGCGAATGTGAAGGTGCTCGGCGGCGTTTTCAACCGGCCGTTGATGCAGGGCGTGCCGCAGATCGTGCAGGCGGTTGTCGAGCAGGTCAAAGACCTTCCGGTGCAGGAGAAATACCGCGTCCTGGCCGAACAGGCCGCACTGGTGCGCGACGAGATGCCGCCACGGGAGAATCCGCGCATCAACACCTCGCTCGATTCCGTGCACGCGTCCGGACCGCTGGCGCGTGCCCACTGTGTGATCTACGGGAACTGCAACTACAAGCAGACCGGCCTGCTGCAGGCGTTTGCCGCGAATGCGTTGCTACAGACGCCGCCGAAACGAACCGGGTTCGCCTCGGCGTGCCAGGCCTTCGGTCATCGGGAACTGCTCGGAGTACTGCGCGGTTTCGGGTTGGTCAGTGAACCGGTCCTGAACGTGCACCGTTGA
- a CDS encoding SDR family NAD(P)-dependent oxidoreductase, with protein sequence MSGYDLTGRTALVTGGARGLGAGMAEALARAGAAVAIGDVREDLGKETVEALRAGGATAEFVPLDITDDTNWAQAVTDTVATLGGLDIVVNNAGVEITSLVVDLDPEEVRRMLEVNVLGTALGIKHALRAMRPGGAAGRGGAIVNIASVAATIAFPGISVYSATKSAVDRLTRVAAMESGKLGYGVRVNCVYPGLVPTEMGAQLAGDVARIGLFPSAEAAVDAVIEQTPQGRLGEVADMADAVVFLASDAARFITGAGLPVDGGMGM encoded by the coding sequence ATGAGTGGGTACGACCTGACCGGGCGAACGGCCCTGGTAACCGGTGGTGCGCGAGGACTCGGCGCGGGTATGGCCGAGGCGCTGGCCCGCGCCGGAGCGGCGGTCGCGATCGGCGATGTGCGCGAGGATCTCGGTAAGGAGACCGTAGAAGCGTTGCGGGCCGGCGGCGCCACGGCCGAATTCGTGCCGCTCGATATCACCGATGACACGAACTGGGCGCAGGCGGTCACCGATACCGTCGCGACGCTCGGTGGCCTGGACATCGTGGTGAACAACGCCGGTGTCGAAATCACCAGCCTCGTAGTCGATCTCGATCCGGAAGAAGTGCGCCGGATGCTCGAGGTGAATGTGCTCGGCACCGCATTGGGCATCAAACACGCGTTACGAGCGATGCGGCCCGGCGGCGCGGCGGGGCGCGGTGGCGCCATCGTGAATATCGCCTCGGTCGCCGCGACCATCGCCTTTCCCGGTATTTCGGTGTATTCGGCGACCAAGTCCGCGGTGGATCGGCTCACCAGGGTCGCGGCGATGGAGTCCGGGAAGCTCGGCTACGGCGTGCGGGTGAATTGCGTATACCCCGGACTCGTCCCGACCGAGATGGGTGCCCAGTTGGCCGGTGATGTTGCCCGGATCGGCTTGTTCCCCAGTGCGGAAGCCGCCGTCGATGCGGTCATCGAACAGACGCCGCAGGGACGGCTCGGCGAGGTTGCCGATATGGCCGACGCAGTGGTGTTCCTCGCCTCCGATGCCGCGCGCTTCATCACCGGTGCTGGTCTGCCGGTCGATGGCGGCATGGGCATGTGA
- a CDS encoding TetR/AcrR family transcriptional regulator produces the protein MTEIVETRRDRIARRQVDKFGERRAQLAAAALHTLAELGYARTSLREIAQKSEFTHGVLHYYFNDKVELITHAVRQYEQVCVTRYDDIVAAATTAEQLRHDFGAAMAATLDADAPLHRLWYDLRNQSLFEESFRDDVLEIDGHREEMIRNVVDRFAELSGRPLLVPSATAYAIFDGLFQQALLRNLAGHSDAVDTLAIEAAALLDVVIGQRKP, from the coding sequence ATGACCGAAATCGTCGAGACCAGGCGGGATCGAATCGCGCGCCGACAGGTCGACAAGTTCGGCGAGCGGCGCGCACAGCTGGCTGCCGCCGCGCTGCACACTCTCGCCGAACTCGGCTATGCCCGGACCAGCCTGCGGGAGATCGCACAGAAATCCGAGTTCACCCACGGCGTGCTGCACTACTACTTCAACGACAAGGTCGAGCTGATCACCCACGCGGTGCGGCAATACGAGCAGGTGTGCGTCACCCGTTACGACGACATCGTCGCCGCCGCGACAACGGCCGAACAGCTCCGGCACGACTTCGGCGCGGCAATGGCGGCCACGCTGGACGCCGACGCACCACTACACCGGCTCTGGTACGACTTGCGCAACCAGAGTCTGTTCGAGGAGTCCTTTCGCGATGACGTGCTCGAAATCGACGGCCACCGCGAGGAGATGATCCGCAACGTCGTCGACCGCTTCGCCGAGCTGTCGGGTCGACCGCTCCTGGTCCCCTCCGCCACGGCCTACGCCATCTTCGACGGCCTCTTCCAACAGGCGCTGCTGCGCAACCTCGCCGGACACAGCGATGCCGTCGACACGCTCGCCATCGAAGCCGCCGCCTTGCTCGACGTGGTGATCGGACAACGCAAGCCCTAG
- a CDS encoding aminodeoxychorismate synthase, whose product MSPGRSPAPDEIAGRVATSSPRLGSTRLVAVDGPGGAGKSTFAAYLAGLCTAQVVHTDDFADGNNELPWWTRLEEQVLEPIAQGRPGRYQRYDWDKRTLAEWHDVAPGGVLILEGVSSARAAVRARLSLAVWIDTPRAVRLARGLERDGAHTLPLWEQWMAAEDAHFATDNTRDHVDLIIPGAP is encoded by the coding sequence GTGTCGCCAGGGCGGAGTCCGGCCCCCGACGAGATCGCGGGTCGGGTCGCCACCAGCTCGCCGCGACTCGGTTCGACCCGCCTGGTGGCGGTGGACGGACCAGGCGGGGCCGGAAAGTCGACATTTGCAGCGTATTTGGCGGGGCTGTGCACTGCGCAGGTAGTGCACACCGACGACTTCGCGGACGGAAACAACGAACTTCCGTGGTGGACGCGGCTCGAGGAGCAGGTGCTCGAACCGATCGCCCAGGGCCGTCCTGGTCGGTATCAGCGATACGACTGGGACAAGCGGACTTTGGCCGAATGGCATGATGTCGCGCCCGGGGGAGTGCTCATCCTCGAAGGCGTCTCCTCGGCCCGCGCCGCCGTCCGCGCTCGGCTGTCGCTGGCGGTCTGGATCGACACCCCGCGCGCGGTGCGTCTGGCACGCGGTCTCGAACGCGATGGTGCCCACACCCTGCCCTTATGGGAGCAGTGGATGGCCGCCGAAGACGCCCACTTCGCAACCGACAACACGCGCGACCATGTGGACCTGATCATTCCCGGTGCGCCTTGA
- the hemE gene encoding uroporphyrinogen decarboxylase, producing MSTQTRRRLTDAPFLAAATGAAPSRRPVWFMRQAGRSLPEYRELRKGIGMLESCFDPELVCEITMQPIRRHGVDAAILFSDIVVPLKAAGIDLDIVAGVGPVIASPVRTIADVRALPRLRPEEVGAVTDGVKLLTDALGDTPLIGFAGAPFTLASYLVEGGPSKNHERTKAMMHADPATWHELLGVLTDITIAFLQAQLAAGVDAVQLFDSWAGALSLADYREFVLPHSERVFAEVAAAGVPRIHFGVGTGELLGAMAEAGADVVGVDWRVPLTEAVRRVGPGKALQGNLDPAVLFAGSAAVEAEARRIAHEADEAITMGAAGHIFNLGHGVLPDTDPGVLTALVQLVHEL from the coding sequence ATGAGCACTCAAACCCGTCGCCGGTTGACCGATGCCCCGTTCCTGGCCGCCGCCACCGGCGCCGCACCGAGCCGTCGTCCGGTGTGGTTCATGCGGCAGGCCGGACGGTCGCTGCCCGAGTACCGGGAACTGCGCAAGGGCATCGGCATGCTGGAGTCCTGCTTCGACCCGGAGTTGGTGTGTGAGATCACCATGCAGCCGATCCGGCGCCACGGTGTCGATGCGGCGATCTTGTTCTCCGACATCGTCGTTCCGCTGAAGGCCGCCGGTATCGATCTCGATATCGTGGCCGGCGTCGGGCCGGTGATCGCCTCGCCGGTGCGGACCATCGCGGATGTGCGCGCACTGCCGCGGCTGCGGCCCGAGGAGGTGGGCGCGGTGACCGACGGGGTGAAGCTGCTGACCGACGCGCTCGGCGATACGCCGCTGATCGGATTCGCCGGTGCGCCGTTCACGCTCGCGTCGTATCTGGTCGAGGGTGGGCCGAGTAAGAACCATGAGCGCACCAAGGCGATGATGCACGCCGACCCGGCGACCTGGCACGAGCTGCTCGGCGTCCTGACCGATATCACCATCGCCTTCCTGCAGGCACAGTTGGCCGCTGGTGTGGACGCCGTGCAGTTGTTCGATTCGTGGGCCGGTGCGCTCTCGCTGGCCGACTATCGCGAATTCGTGCTGCCGCATTCGGAGCGGGTATTCGCGGAGGTCGCCGCGGCCGGGGTGCCGCGGATCCACTTCGGGGTCGGGACCGGTGAGTTGCTCGGTGCGATGGCCGAGGCGGGCGCCGATGTCGTCGGCGTCGATTGGCGGGTGCCGCTGACCGAGGCGGTGCGTCGGGTCGGACCCGGAAAAGCATTGCAAGGCAACCTGGATCCCGCTGTGCTGTTCGCCGGATCCGCTGCCGTCGAGGCCGAGGCGCGGCGCATCGCACACGAGGCCGATGAGGCGATCACCATGGGTGCGGCCGGTCATATCTTCAACCTCGGACACGGTGTGCTGCCCGATACCGACCCGGGCGTGCTGACCGCCCTGGTGCAACTCGTCCACGAACTGTGA
- a CDS encoding DUF3000 domain-containing protein, translated as MGTATVHPRIELAPIRPPQRLAPFSYALGAEVKHPETNVVPVDSEGDAFGRLILLHDPEGAEAWHGIFRLVAYIQADIDAALATDPLLPEVAWSWLVDALETRGEPFTALGGTVTSTSSVRFGDIAGPPRAHQLELRASWTAMTTDMRPHVEGFCEVLAYAAGLPPAGITHLRPESYTSNDHT; from the coding sequence ATGGGCACCGCGACCGTGCACCCTCGAATCGAGCTGGCACCGATCCGACCCCCACAACGCCTGGCACCCTTTTCGTACGCACTAGGCGCGGAAGTCAAACACCCCGAAACCAATGTGGTGCCGGTCGATTCCGAGGGCGACGCCTTCGGCAGGCTGATCCTGCTGCACGATCCCGAGGGCGCCGAGGCCTGGCACGGTATCTTCCGCTTGGTCGCCTACATCCAGGCCGACATCGATGCGGCACTGGCCACCGACCCGCTGCTGCCCGAGGTCGCCTGGAGCTGGCTGGTAGACGCGCTGGAAACCCGTGGCGAACCGTTCACCGCGCTCGGCGGCACCGTCACCTCCACCAGTTCGGTGCGCTTCGGCGATATCGCCGGACCACCGCGCGCACACCAATTGGAGCTGCGCGCCTCCTGGACCGCGATGACCACCGATATGCGCCCGCACGTGGAAGGCTTCTGCGAAGTGCTGGCCTACGCGGCCGGTTTGCCGCCCGCCGGAATCACCCATCTGCGCCCGGAGTCGTATACCAGCAACGACCACACCTGA
- a CDS encoding HRDC domain-containing protein encodes MSVADESEQSNTPPESTAEPLLMPADGVPPVLVTAAEVADAAARLAVGTGPLAVDAERASGFRYSARAYLIQLRRAGSGSFLIDPIPVADALEPLAAAINDLEWVLHSADQDLPGLAELGLRPARLFDTELGGRLAGFERVGLAAMVERLLGRALRKGHGAADWSTRPLPDDWLNYAALDVELLLELRDEVAASLDAQHKTDWAAQEFEHVRITEPGTPKADRWRRTSGIHTLRRTRQLAIVRELWTTRDTLARTRDVAPARILPDAAIIAAANAEPRTIAQLRTLPVFGGPRQRRYSRDWLAAVDRGRTLPDTELPPLTQPFEGPPPVNRWERRDPAAAARLVRARAAMGELSTEYAIPVENLLSPDLVRRLCWDGLPDYDRVGELDDLSAAIDGFLKSGGARPWQRELAVSRLAVALTPTPE; translated from the coding sequence ATGTCGGTAGCAGACGAGTCCGAGCAAAGCAACACGCCACCAGAAAGCACGGCTGAGCCGCTGCTCATGCCCGCCGACGGTGTGCCCCCCGTGCTCGTTACCGCAGCAGAGGTCGCCGACGCCGCCGCTCGGCTCGCGGTGGGCACCGGTCCACTGGCCGTCGATGCCGAACGCGCCTCCGGTTTCCGGTACTCGGCGCGCGCCTACCTGATCCAGTTGCGGCGCGCGGGTTCGGGCAGTTTCCTGATCGATCCGATTCCGGTCGCCGATGCGCTCGAACCGCTGGCCGCCGCGATCAACGATCTGGAGTGGGTGCTGCATTCGGCGGACCAGGATCTACCTGGACTCGCCGAACTCGGTCTGCGGCCTGCGCGACTGTTCGACACCGAATTGGGTGGCAGGCTGGCCGGTTTCGAGCGCGTCGGACTGGCGGCCATGGTGGAGCGGCTGCTCGGCCGTGCGCTGCGCAAGGGTCACGGTGCGGCCGACTGGTCGACCCGACCGCTGCCCGACGATTGGCTGAACTACGCGGCGCTCGATGTCGAATTGCTGCTCGAGCTGCGTGACGAGGTTGCTGCCTCGCTCGACGCCCAGCACAAGACCGATTGGGCCGCACAGGAATTCGAGCATGTCCGGATCACCGAACCCGGTACGCCGAAGGCCGACCGCTGGCGGCGCACCTCCGGCATCCACACCCTGCGCCGCACCCGCCAGCTGGCCATCGTGCGCGAACTGTGGACCACCAGGGATACCCTCGCCCGCACCCGCGACGTCGCCCCGGCCCGCATCCTCCCGGATGCCGCCATCATCGCCGCCGCGAATGCCGAACCGCGCACCATCGCCCAACTGCGCACCCTGCCGGTCTTCGGCGGGCCACGCCAACGCCGCTACTCCCGCGACTGGCTCGCCGCCGTGGATCGCGGCCGCACCCTCCCCGACACCGAACTACCACCCCTGACCCAACCGTTCGAGGGACCGCCCCCGGTGAACCGCTGGGAGCGCCGCGATCCGGCCGCCGCCGCCCGCCTGGTTCGAGCACGCGCGGCGATGGGCGAACTGTCCACCGAGTACGCGATTCCGGTGGAGAATCTGCTCTCCCCCGACCTGGTGCGCCGCTTGTGCTGGGACGGGCTCCCCGATTACGACCGTGTGGGCGAGCTCGACGACCTATCCGCCGCGATCGACGGATTCCTCAAGTCGGGCGGCGCCCGACCCTGGCAGCGCGAACTCGCGGTTTCCCGACTCGCCGTCGCCCTGACCCCAACCCCCGAGTAG
- a CDS encoding SRPBCC family protein has product MGSVKREIIVEAPAEELWAIIGDFAQGPVRMAPGFVTGSTLDGPDLRIVTFANGTVMHERFIALDEAERRIVFSIVGGSVTPEHDNSSMQVFPHADGSRFVWIHDTLPHELADAFGASMEHGLQVFKQTVETAVATSS; this is encoded by the coding sequence ATGGGATCGGTCAAGAGGGAGATCATTGTCGAGGCGCCCGCCGAGGAGTTATGGGCGATCATCGGCGACTTCGCGCAGGGTCCGGTCCGAATGGCGCCCGGCTTCGTCACCGGCAGCACCCTCGACGGTCCGGACCTGCGCATCGTCACCTTCGCGAATGGCACGGTCATGCACGAACGGTTCATCGCACTCGACGAAGCCGAACGCCGGATCGTGTTCTCGATCGTCGGCGGGAGCGTCACCCCGGAGCACGACAACTCGTCCATGCAGGTTTTCCCGCACGCCGACGGCAGCCGCTTCGTCTGGATTCACGACACCCTGCCGCACGAACTCGCCGACGCATTCGGCGCGTCCATGGAGCACGGCCTGCAGGTCTTCAAGCAAACCGTCGAGACCGCCGTCGCGACCTCGTCCTGA
- a CDS encoding CGNR zinc finger domain-containing protein, with translation MSDTVDAAPAALARLVEFVNTRRADGDAIGTPEQLTSWLRTHALLPEGSADTAGQQRTARVREGLRALLATNNAEPVTSPRPDGLNPAARTELATLTAALPLTLDVTSTPPRLVPHTNDRVDHALATLLADVATAVAAGTWSRLKTCREPSCRWAFYDHSRNRGRTWCSMDVCGNRVKVRASHRRNTAR, from the coding sequence ATGTCCGACACAGTCGATGCCGCACCTGCGGCGCTCGCTCGTCTGGTGGAATTCGTCAATACCCGCCGCGCGGATGGCGACGCCATCGGCACACCCGAGCAATTGACGAGTTGGCTCCGCACACATGCATTGCTGCCCGAGGGCTCAGCCGATACGGCCGGACAACAGCGAACCGCCCGAGTCCGGGAGGGGCTGCGCGCCCTACTCGCCACGAACAATGCCGAACCCGTCACCAGCCCCCGTCCGGACGGTCTGAACCCAGCGGCCCGCACCGAACTCGCCACGCTCACCGCGGCGCTGCCACTCACTCTGGACGTGACCAGCACCCCACCCCGCTTGGTCCCGCACACCAACGACCGCGTCGACCACGCCCTGGCCACCCTGCTCGCCGACGTCGCCACCGCCGTCGCAGCAGGCACCTGGTCACGCCTCAAGACCTGCCGAGAACCGAGCTGCCGCTGGGCCTTCTACGATCATTCCCGCAACCGCGGCCGCACCTGGTGCTCGATGGATGTCTGCGGCAATCGCGTGAAAGTCCGTGCCTCCCACCGCCGTAACACAGCACGATAG
- the dxs gene encoding 1-deoxy-D-xylulose-5-phosphate synthase yields MGVLSRVDTPADLRRLTVAELGELAEEIREFLVQKVAVTGGHLGPNLGVVELTIALHRIFDSPADPLIFDTGHQAYVHKILTGRKDQFDTLRKQGGLSGYPSRAESAHDWVESSHASASLSYADGLAKAFALTGQNRHVVAVVGDGALTGGMCWEALNNIAAAPDRPVVVVVNDNGRSYAPTIGGLADRLTALRTQPAYEHALDAGKRILKSIPRVGESAYSMVHAVKAGIKDAVSPQELFSDLGLKYVGPVDGHDTVALEAALRRAKDFGGPVVVHVVTQKGRGYSHAENHVADQMHACDPIDPLTGRPLGGPKALGWTSVFSQELIAHAEKRDDIVAITAAMPGPTGLAAFGERFPERMFDVGIAEQHAMASAAGLALGGMHPVVAIYSTFLNRAFDQLLMDVALLKQPVTVVLDRAGITGPDGASHNGMWDLSVLGIIPGMRVAAPRDAATLREELAEALAVSDGPTAIRFPKGSVAEDISAVERLDGVDVLRLAEREGGSTRAQRGDVLLVAVGPFASTAVAVADLLEPEGISVTAIDPRWVLPVSDTVVKLAENYRLVVTLEDGGLHGGIGSTVSARLRSAGLDVPTRDLGVPQHFLDHASRNEVHEELGLTATDIARRISGWLDAR; encoded by the coding sequence GTGGGAGTGCTTTCCCGGGTCGATACGCCCGCAGACCTGCGACGGCTGACCGTTGCCGAATTGGGTGAACTGGCGGAGGAGATTCGCGAGTTCCTGGTGCAGAAGGTCGCCGTCACCGGCGGGCACCTCGGCCCCAATCTCGGCGTGGTCGAGCTGACCATCGCACTACACCGGATCTTCGACTCGCCGGCCGATCCGTTGATCTTCGACACCGGGCATCAGGCCTACGTGCACAAGATCCTCACCGGTCGCAAGGATCAGTTCGACACGCTGCGCAAGCAGGGTGGATTGTCCGGCTACCCGAGCCGAGCCGAGAGCGCCCACGACTGGGTCGAGTCTTCGCACGCCTCGGCCTCACTGTCCTATGCCGACGGTCTGGCGAAGGCCTTCGCCCTGACCGGGCAGAACCGGCATGTGGTCGCGGTCGTCGGCGACGGTGCACTCACCGGGGGCATGTGCTGGGAGGCGCTGAACAATATCGCCGCGGCGCCGGACCGGCCCGTCGTCGTGGTAGTCAACGACAACGGGCGCTCCTACGCGCCGACCATCGGTGGGCTCGCCGACCGGTTGACCGCGCTGCGCACTCAGCCCGCCTATGAGCATGCGCTGGATGCGGGGAAGCGGATCCTCAAAAGCATTCCGCGCGTCGGTGAATCCGCGTACTCGATGGTGCATGCGGTGAAGGCCGGGATCAAGGATGCGGTGAGTCCGCAGGAGCTGTTCAGCGATCTCGGGCTGAAGTACGTCGGGCCGGTGGATGGCCACGACACCGTCGCATTGGAGGCGGCACTGCGTCGCGCGAAGGATTTCGGCGGGCCGGTGGTCGTGCACGTGGTGACGCAGAAGGGGCGCGGCTACTCGCACGCCGAGAACCACGTCGCCGACCAGATGCACGCCTGTGATCCGATCGATCCGCTCACCGGCCGCCCGCTCGGCGGCCCCAAGGCGCTCGGCTGGACCTCGGTGTTCTCCCAGGAGCTGATCGCGCATGCGGAGAAGCGCGACGATATCGTCGCGATCACCGCGGCCATGCCCGGACCGACCGGTCTGGCGGCATTCGGGGAGCGTTTCCCGGAGCGGATGTTCGATGTCGGCATCGCCGAACAGCATGCGATGGCCTCGGCGGCCGGACTCGCCCTCGGCGGCATGCATCCAGTGGTGGCGATCTACTCGACGTTCCTCAACCGCGCCTTCGACCAGTTGCTGATGGATGTCGCGCTGCTGAAGCAGCCGGTGACGGTGGTGCTGGATCGCGCCGGAATCACCGGTCCGGACGGTGCCTCGCACAATGGCATGTGGGATCTGTCGGTGCTCGGCATCATTCCCGGCATGCGCGTTGCGGCCCCGCGTGATGCGGCGACATTGCGTGAGGAGTTGGCCGAGGCGCTCGCGGTGAGCGACGGACCGACCGCCATCCGCTTTCCGAAGGGCAGTGTGGCCGAGGATATTTCGGCGGTCGAGCGGCTAGATGGGGTCGATGTGCTGCGGCTGGCCGAGCGTGAGGGCGGCTCTACTCGAGCCCAGCGCGGTGATGTACTGCTGGTCGCGGTCGGCCCCTTCGCGTCGACCGCTGTCGCGGTCGCGGATCTGCTGGAGCCAGAAGGTATTTCGGTCACGGCCATCGATCCGCGGTGGGTGCTGCCGGTTTCCGATACCGTCGTCAAACTCGCCGAAAACTACCGTCTCGTAGTGACTCTGGAGGACGGCGGTCTGCACGGCGGCATCGGGTCCACCGTTTCCGCGCGCTTGCGCAGTGCGGGCTTGGATGTGCCGACCCGCGATCTCGGTGTGCCGCAACACTTCCTGGACCATGCGTCTCGCAACGAGGTGCACGAAGAGCTCGGACTGACGGCTACCGATATCGCCCGCCGAATCTCGGGCTGGCTCGACGCACGCTGA
- a CDS encoding SIMPL domain-containing protein — protein sequence MSKKKSHDTAGTVTTFGSGSARATPDLMRVTISIETRAGKVALAYGQAGERVAAVTDSLRSDGVLGTDIATSGLSVRTETVWLEGGGSKITGYVATTDLTVVLRDIGETADPGPATIIADCVDAGGDDVRLGGLNLGFADQESLLIRARDAAWDNALAKAEQYAGRARRTLGPVLEITENATSAPPTTPRLMAMSAPMNESYGGAPVPVELGESEISATIRATWQLD from the coding sequence GTGAGCAAGAAGAAGTCCCACGACACCGCGGGCACGGTCACCACCTTCGGGTCCGGCAGCGCCCGCGCCACCCCGGATCTGATGCGCGTCACCATCTCCATCGAAACCCGGGCCGGCAAGGTCGCGCTCGCCTACGGCCAGGCTGGTGAGCGCGTCGCCGCCGTCACCGATTCGCTGCGCTCCGATGGCGTTCTCGGCACCGATATCGCCACCAGCGGACTGTCGGTGCGCACCGAAACCGTCTGGCTCGAAGGCGGTGGTTCCAAGATCACCGGTTACGTCGCGACCACCGACCTCACCGTTGTGCTGCGCGATATCGGCGAAACGGCCGATCCGGGACCCGCCACGATCATCGCCGACTGTGTCGACGCCGGTGGTGACGATGTCCGCCTCGGCGGCCTCAATCTCGGTTTCGCCGATCAGGAAAGCCTGCTGATCCGCGCCCGCGATGCCGCCTGGGACAACGCCCTCGCAAAGGCTGAGCAGTATGCGGGCCGTGCTCGGCGGACCCTCGGCCCGGTTCTCGAAATCACCGAGAACGCCACCTCCGCTCCGCCCACCACCCCCCGGCTGATGGCCATGTCGGCCCCGATGAACGAGTCGTACGGCGGCGCTCCGGTTCCGGTCGAACTCGGCGAATCCGAAATCTCGGCGACCATCCGCGCGACCTGGCAGCTCGACTGA
- a CDS encoding enoyl-CoA hydratase, with protein MSFVLIEKPRPQVALVTLNRPDRMNAMAFDVMIPLREALETVSADNDVRVVVLTGAGEGFCSGADLQSAGRIPNTEGLTKTSVARRSMDLLNDVMITLRRMNQPVIGAINGAAIGGGFCLSVATDIRIAGEDAYFRAAGINNGLTSAELGISYLLPRAIGASRAFEIMLSGRDVDAVEAERIGLVSRVVPTAKLLDTCYDLAEQIISFSRVGTELTKRMLWSGMEAGGFESHMQHEGMSQLYVRLTTENFDEAIRARRDRRPPIYED; from the coding sequence ATGTCGTTCGTGCTCATCGAGAAACCGCGACCGCAGGTCGCGCTGGTCACACTCAATCGGCCGGATCGGATGAACGCGATGGCCTTCGACGTGATGATCCCGCTGCGCGAGGCCCTCGAAACGGTCAGTGCCGATAACGATGTGCGGGTCGTGGTGCTCACCGGCGCGGGCGAGGGCTTCTGCTCCGGTGCGGATCTGCAGAGCGCGGGCCGGATTCCCAATACCGAAGGTCTGACCAAGACCAGCGTTGCGCGGCGCTCGATGGATCTGCTCAACGATGTAATGATCACGCTGCGGCGGATGAACCAACCGGTCATCGGCGCGATCAACGGTGCGGCGATCGGCGGTGGCTTCTGTCTCAGCGTCGCCACCGATATCCGAATCGCGGGCGAGGACGCCTACTTTCGCGCGGCGGGCATCAATAACGGCCTCACCTCAGCAGAATTGGGTATCAGCTATCTGCTGCCGCGCGCCATCGGCGCCTCGCGCGCCTTCGAAATCATGTTGTCGGGCCGGGATGTCGACGCGGTCGAGGCCGAACGGATCGGCCTCGTCTCGCGCGTCGTGCCCACCGCCAAACTCCTCGATACCTGCTACGACCTGGCCGAACAGATCATCAGCTTCAGCCGCGTCGGCACCGAGCTCACCAAACGCATGCTGTGGAGCGGTATGGAGGCCGGCGGGTTCGAATCCCATATGCAACACGAGGGCATGTCCCAGCTCTACGTCCGCCTCACCACCGAGAATTTCGACGAAGCCATCCGTGCGCGGCGCGACCGGCGGCCACCGATATACGAAGACTGA